From the Chryseobacterium wanjuense genome, one window contains:
- the rplL gene encoding 50S ribosomal protein L7/L12: MSDLKNLAETLVNLTVKDVNELATILKDEYGIEPAAAAVVMAGPGAGEAAEEKTEFDVILKSAGASKLAIVKLVKDLTGAGLKEAKDIVDGAPAPIKTGISKDEAEALKKQLEEAGAEVELK; this comes from the coding sequence ATGTCAGATTTAAAAAATTTAGCTGAAACGCTAGTAAACTTAACAGTAAAAGACGTAAACGAATTAGCTACTATCCTTAAGGATGAGTACGGAATTGAGCCAGCTGCTGCTGCAGTTGTTATGGCTGGTCCTGGTGCAGGTGAAGCTGCTGAAGAAAAGACTGAATTCGACGTAATTCTTAAGTCTGCAGGTGCTTCTAAATTAGCTATCGTTAAATTAGTAAAAGATTTAACTGGTGCTGGTCTTAAAGAAGCTAAAGATATCGTAGACGGTGCTCCAGCTCCAATCAAGACTGGTATATCTAAAGACGAAGCTGAAGCTCTTAAGAAGCAATTAGAAGAAGCTGGTGCTGAAGTAGAATTGAAATAA
- the rplJ gene encoding 50S ribosomal protein L10: MTKDQKVVAIQEIKDLLQDAKVVYVADLEGLNAAKSSEFRRQAFKQNIKVKVVKNTLLQKAMEQMEGVDYSEMFQTFKGNSALMISETANGPAKLIQGFRKKEEKPALKSAFVQETFYVGDNNLDALANIKSREEMIGEIIGLLQSPIQRVVSALQNKPETVEAKAEEAAPAVEETPAAEAPEAPAAESTEETPSAE, from the coding sequence ATGACAAAAGACCAAAAAGTTGTAGCAATACAAGAGATCAAAGATTTGCTTCAGGATGCAAAAGTAGTTTACGTAGCAGACCTAGAAGGATTGAACGCCGCTAAATCTTCAGAATTCAGAAGACAGGCTTTCAAACAAAATATCAAAGTAAAAGTTGTAAAAAATACACTTTTACAAAAAGCAATGGAACAAATGGAAGGAGTAGATTACTCTGAAATGTTCCAGACGTTTAAAGGAAACTCTGCATTAATGATTTCTGAGACTGCAAACGGTCCGGCAAAATTAATCCAAGGGTTCAGAAAGAAAGAAGAAAAACCGGCTTTGAAGTCTGCTTTTGTTCAGGAAACTTTCTACGTTGGCGACAATAACCTAGATGCGTTGGCAAACATCAAGTCTAGAGAAGAAATGATCGGTGAAATCATCGGATTACTTCAGTCTCCAATCCAAAGAGTTGTTTCTGCTCTTCAAAACAAACCTGAAACAGTAGAGGCTAAAGCTGAAGAAGCTGCACCTGCTGTGGAAGAAACTCCTGCTGCTGAAGCTCCGGAAGCTCCTGCTGCAGAAAGCACGGAAGAAACTCCAAGTGCTGAATAA
- the rplA gene encoding 50S ribosomal protein L1, translated as MAKLTKKQKEALSKVEKGRIYNLAEGSALVKEVNTAKFDASVDIAVRLGVDPRKANQMVRGVVSLPHGTGKDVKVLALVTPDKEAEAKAAGADYVGLDEYLDKIKNGWTDVDVIVTMPAVMGKLGPLGRVLGPRGLMPNPKSGTVTMEVGKAVSEVKSGKIDFKVDKYGIIHAGIGKVSFDADKLRENAQELIQTLIKMKPTAAKGTYVKSIYLSSTMSPGIAIDTKSVN; from the coding sequence ATGGCAAAATTAACTAAAAAGCAAAAGGAAGCTTTAAGCAAAGTAGAAAAAGGTAGAATTTATAACCTTGCAGAAGGTTCTGCTCTTGTAAAAGAGGTAAACACTGCAAAGTTTGATGCTTCTGTAGATATCGCTGTAAGATTAGGTGTAGATCCAAGAAAAGCAAACCAAATGGTAAGAGGTGTTGTATCTCTTCCTCACGGTACTGGTAAAGACGTAAAAGTATTAGCTCTTGTAACTCCAGATAAAGAAGCTGAAGCTAAAGCTGCTGGTGCAGACTATGTAGGTCTTGACGAGTATTTAGATAAAATCAAAAACGGATGGACAGACGTTGACGTTATCGTTACTATGCCTGCTGTAATGGGTAAATTAGGACCTTTGGGTAGAGTTTTAGGACCAAGAGGTTTAATGCCAAACCCTAAGTCAGGAACTGTAACTATGGAAGTAGGAAAAGCTGTTTCTGAAGTGAAGTCTGGTAAGATTGATTTCAAAGTAGACAAATACGGAATTATCCACGCGGGTATCGGTAAAGTATCTTTCGATGCTGATAAATTGAGAGAAAATGCTCAGGAATTAATCCAGACATTGATCAAAATGAAGCCGACTGCTGCTAAAGGAACTTATGTGAAAAGTATCTACTTGTCTTCTACAATGAGCCCAGGTATTGCAATCGATACTAAATCTGTTAACTAA
- the rplK gene encoding 50S ribosomal protein L11, producing MAKKVFKMVKLQVKGGAANPSPPVGPALGSAGVNIMEFCKQFNGRTQDKPGQVLPVVITVYEDKSFEFVIKTPPAAIQLMDAAKIKGGSGEPNRNKVGSVSWDQVKKIAEDKMADLNCFTMDSALSMVAGTARSMGLRVTGTKPTNA from the coding sequence ATGGCTAAAAAAGTCTTTAAAATGGTAAAACTTCAGGTGAAAGGTGGCGCTGCCAACCCTTCTCCACCAGTAGGTCCAGCTTTGGGTTCTGCAGGTGTGAACATCATGGAGTTTTGTAAGCAATTTAACGGGAGAACCCAAGATAAGCCAGGTCAAGTTTTGCCTGTAGTAATTACAGTATACGAAGACAAATCTTTTGAATTCGTTATTAAAACTCCACCTGCAGCAATCCAACTTATGGATGCGGCTAAGATCAAAGGAGGTTCCGGAGAACCAAACAGAAATAAAGTAGGTTCTGTATCTTGGGATCAGGTAAAGAAAATCGCTGAAGATAAAATGGCAGACCTTAACTGCTTTACAATGGATTCAGCTCTTTCTATGGTTGCGGGTACTGCAAGATCTATGGGATTAAGAGTAACAGGAACTAAACCAACTAACGCTTAA
- the nusG gene encoding transcription termination/antitermination protein NusG, whose amino-acid sequence MSELKWYVLKAISGQENKVKNYIETEIKRLGFEQYVTQVVIPMEKVIQIRNGKKVPKERPYYPGYLMIEADLMGEIPHIIKNIPGVISFLSLTKGGDPVPMRKSEVNRMLGRMDELSEFASDVEIPYIVGENVKVIDGPFNGFNGTVEKILEDKKKIEVSVLIFGRKTPMELSYMQVEKV is encoded by the coding sequence ATGAGCGAATTGAAATGGTATGTGCTGAAAGCAATCAGCGGACAGGAAAATAAAGTGAAAAACTATATTGAGACAGAAATCAAACGTCTAGGGTTTGAGCAGTACGTTACTCAAGTGGTTATTCCTATGGAAAAGGTTATTCAGATTAGAAACGGTAAAAAAGTTCCTAAAGAAAGACCTTACTACCCTGGTTACCTTATGATTGAAGCTGACCTTATGGGAGAAATTCCTCACATTATTAAGAATATTCCGGGAGTTATTTCTTTCTTAAGTTTAACAAAAGGAGGAGATCCTGTTCCAATGAGAAAGTCTGAAGTAAACAGAATGCTCGGAAGAATGGATGAACTTTCAGAATTTGCAAGCGACGTTGAAATCCCTTACATTGTAGGTGAAAACGTTAAAGTAATCGACGGTCCGTTCAACGGATTCAACGGTACAGTAGAGAAAATTCTTGAAGATAAAAAGAAAATTGAAGTTTCTGTATTGATCTTCGGTAGAAAAACTCCAATGGAACTTAGCTATATGCAGGTTGAAAAAGTTTAA
- the secE gene encoding preprotein translocase subunit SecE → MSSFIDFLKGSYNEFRHKVEWPKWSDLQSSTIVVTIATVILALFTFGVDELFSKAISNIIGMLINLFN, encoded by the coding sequence ATGAGTTCATTTATCGATTTTTTAAAAGGTTCTTATAACGAATTCAGACATAAAGTTGAATGGCCAAAGTGGTCTGATCTGCAATCTTCTACAATCGTAGTTACTATTGCAACAGTGATCTTGGCATTATTTACCTTTGGAGTTGACGAATTGTTTTCTAAAGCAATCAGCAACATAATAGGAATGCTTATCAACTTGTTCAATTAA
- the tuf gene encoding elongation factor Tu, translating to MAKETFNRNKPHLNIGTIGHVDHGKTTLTAAISSVLANKGLAEKKDFSSIDSAPEEKERGITINTAHIEYETENRHYAHVDCPGHADYVKNMVTGAAQMDGAILVCAATDGPMPQTREHILLCRQVNVPRIVVFMNKVDMVDDAELLELVELELRDLLSTYEYDGDNSPVIQGSALGALNGDEKWVKTVEELMDAVDTWIEQPVRDQDKPFLMPIEDVFSITGRGTVATGRIEAGVINTGDPVDIVGMGDEKLTSTITGVEMFRKILDRGEAGDNVGLLLRGIEKTDIKRGMVIAKKDSVKPHKKFKAEVYILSKEEGGRHTPFHNKYRPQFYVRTTDVTGEIFLPEGVEMVMPGDNLTITVELLQPIALNDGLRFAIREGGRTVGAGQVTEILD from the coding sequence ATGGCAAAGGAAACGTTTAATCGTAACAAACCACACTTGAACATTGGTACTATTGGTCACGTTGACCATGGTAAAACTACTCTTACTGCTGCAATTAGTAGCGTATTAGCTAATAAGGGTCTTGCTGAGAAAAAAGATTTCTCTTCTATTGACTCTGCTCCAGAAGAAAAAGAAAGAGGTATCACTATTAATACAGCTCACATCGAATACGAAACTGAAAACAGACACTATGCTCACGTTGACTGTCCAGGTCACGCCGACTATGTAAAAAACATGGTTACTGGTGCTGCTCAGATGGATGGAGCGATCTTAGTATGTGCTGCAACTGATGGACCAATGCCTCAAACTAGAGAGCACATCCTACTTTGCCGTCAGGTAAACGTGCCAAGAATTGTTGTTTTCATGAACAAAGTTGACATGGTGGATGATGCTGAGCTTTTAGAGCTTGTTGAATTAGAACTTAGAGATTTATTATCTACTTACGAATATGACGGAGATAACTCTCCAGTAATCCAGGGATCTGCTCTTGGTGCTCTTAACGGAGACGAGAAGTGGGTGAAAACTGTAGAAGAATTAATGGATGCTGTTGATACTTGGATCGAGCAACCAGTAAGAGATCAGGATAAGCCATTCTTGATGCCAATCGAAGACGTATTCTCTATTACAGGTAGAGGTACTGTAGCAACTGGTAGAATCGAAGCTGGTGTTATCAACACAGGGGATCCTGTTGATATCGTTGGTATGGGTGATGAAAAATTAACTTCTACAATTACAGGGGTTGAGATGTTCAGAAAAATCCTAGACAGAGGTGAAGCTGGTGATAACGTAGGTCTATTGTTGAGAGGTATTGAAAAAACTGACATCAAGAGAGGTATGGTTATCGCTAAGAAAGATTCTGTTAAACCACACAAAAAATTCAAAGCTGAGGTTTATATCCTTTCTAAAGAAGAAGGTGGACGTCACACTCCATTCCACAACAAATACCGTCCTCAGTTCTACGTAAGAACTACTGACGTTACAGGTGAGATCTTCTTACCAGAAGGTGTAGAAATGGTAATGCCTGGTGATAACTTAACAATCACTGTAGAATTGTTACAACCAATCGCTCTTAACGACGGTCTTAGATTCGCGATCAGAGAAGGAGGTAGAACAGTAGGTGCTGGTCAGGTTACTGAAATCTTAGATTAA
- a CDS encoding efflux RND transporter permease subunit, producing the protein MNKFIKNIIAFSLKNKAFTFIWVAILAVSGFISFKNMPIEAFPDVTNTQIVIITQWNGRSAEEVERFVTTPIELAMSPVQKKTSVRSTTMFGLSIVKILFDDGVDDTFARNQVNNQLRTVSLPDDVDPEVQPPYGPTGEIFRYTLQSKTKDSRELLTLQNWVIDRALRGVPGVADINVFGGQDKVFELSIDPRALDKYNLTPLQVYDAVTKSNLNVGGDVIEKNGQAYVVRGIGLVKSINDIGNITIQNDSGNPVLVKNVAEVHESSMPRVGQAGLNNQEDTVEGIVVMRKGENPREVLVGVKAKIKELNEKILPKDVKMVTFYDRDNLMDFTTHTVMHNLIEGIVLVTVIVLIFMADWRTTLIVSIIIPLSLLFAFLCLKLAGMSANLLSLGAVDFGIIIDGAVVMVEGLFVMLDHKAHQYGEEKFNKMAKGGWIKQTGTGLGKAIFFSKLIIITSLIPIFSFQKVEGKMFSPLAFTLGFALMGALIFTLTLVPVLSHILLNKNVKEKNNPFVSFWDRIVLKGFNYTFKHKKMSLIVAISFLAVTLFSGKFLGTEFLPQLNEGSLWITAEMPMSSSLKESLKTADLLKKDIMSFPEVTDVLAQTGRSNDGTDPNGFGFVQFAVNLKPKEDWKRKITYEELIEEIDKKLRNYQGITFNYSQPISDNVAEAVAGFKAENGIKIYGDNLETLDRLAEEVLKQIKDIQGVKDAGIIKNIGQPEVSVVLDRDKMAAYGVMPDDAQSVLEMAFGGKTASEMFDGERKFPIRLRYSQEYRKDENDIAALMVPTQDGSKIPLKEISNIVKDNGAAFIYRDDIKRYIGIKFSIRDRDLGSTIADAQKAVSKIELPDGYSVGWTGQFENQQRASKRLAQVVPISILGIFFLLFILFGNMKDSLLVLANVPFALIGGIIALHVTGINFGISAGVGMIALLGICIQNGVILITEFHQNVKNGLSLDDAILQGVKSRTRPVIMTALMASIGLMPAALSTGIGSESQKPLAIVIIGGLITATVLTLLIFPIIFWIFNRTKKSLQI; encoded by the coding sequence ATGAATAAATTCATTAAAAATATAATTGCCTTTTCATTAAAAAACAAAGCATTTACCTTTATTTGGGTGGCTATTTTGGCGGTCTCGGGATTCATAAGCTTCAAAAATATGCCCATTGAAGCCTTTCCGGATGTTACCAATACCCAGATCGTCATTATTACCCAATGGAACGGGCGAAGTGCGGAAGAAGTCGAACGGTTTGTAACGACGCCTATCGAATTGGCAATGAGTCCGGTTCAGAAGAAAACCAGTGTGAGAAGTACCACGATGTTTGGGCTTTCCATTGTGAAAATTCTTTTTGATGATGGGGTGGATGATACTTTTGCCAGAAATCAGGTGAATAACCAATTAAGAACAGTAAGCCTTCCTGATGATGTAGATCCGGAAGTACAGCCACCTTACGGACCGACCGGTGAGATTTTCCGTTATACTTTGCAGAGCAAGACAAAAGATTCCCGTGAATTATTAACCTTACAAAACTGGGTGATCGACCGCGCATTGAGAGGCGTTCCGGGAGTTGCAGACATCAATGTTTTCGGTGGTCAGGACAAAGTGTTTGAGTTAAGCATTGATCCGAGAGCTTTAGATAAATACAATCTGACGCCGCTTCAAGTCTATGATGCAGTGACGAAAAGTAATTTGAATGTCGGTGGCGATGTTATCGAAAAAAATGGACAGGCATATGTTGTTCGCGGAATCGGTTTGGTAAAATCAATTAATGATATTGGAAATATTACGATACAAAATGACAGCGGAAACCCTGTTTTGGTTAAAAATGTTGCGGAAGTTCATGAAAGTTCGATGCCTAGAGTAGGACAGGCCGGATTGAACAATCAGGAAGATACGGTGGAAGGAATTGTCGTGATGAGAAAAGGTGAAAATCCACGTGAGGTTTTGGTAGGAGTAAAAGCAAAAATTAAAGAGCTTAATGAAAAAATCCTCCCGAAAGATGTAAAAATGGTCACTTTCTACGATCGCGACAACCTGATGGATTTTACGACGCACACCGTCATGCACAATCTTATTGAAGGAATTGTGTTGGTGACAGTCATCGTTTTGATCTTCATGGCAGACTGGAGAACGACTTTAATAGTTTCCATTATCATTCCGTTATCCTTATTGTTTGCTTTTTTATGTCTGAAACTGGCGGGAATGAGTGCAAATTTACTGTCACTCGGCGCAGTAGACTTTGGGATTATCATCGATGGCGCCGTCGTCATGGTGGAAGGTCTTTTCGTAATGCTCGATCATAAAGCCCATCAATATGGTGAAGAAAAATTCAACAAAATGGCAAAAGGAGGATGGATCAAACAGACCGGGACAGGTTTAGGGAAAGCTATTTTCTTTTCAAAATTAATTATCATCACTTCATTAATACCAATTTTCTCATTCCAGAAAGTGGAAGGAAAAATGTTTTCACCGCTGGCTTTCACCTTAGGTTTTGCTTTAATGGGGGCTCTGATTTTCACTTTGACATTAGTTCCCGTTCTTTCCCATATTCTTTTAAATAAAAATGTTAAAGAAAAAAACAATCCGTTTGTGAGTTTCTGGGATAGAATTGTATTAAAAGGCTTCAACTATACTTTTAAACATAAAAAAATGAGTTTAATTGTTGCTATTTCATTCCTGGCGGTGACCTTATTCTCAGGAAAATTTTTAGGAACAGAATTTTTACCTCAATTAAATGAAGGTTCACTCTGGATCACTGCAGAAATGCCGATGAGCTCATCATTAAAAGAATCATTAAAAACAGCAGACCTTTTAAAGAAAGACATCATGAGCTTCCCGGAAGTCACGGATGTTCTCGCACAGACCGGAAGAAGCAACGACGGAACCGACCCGAATGGTTTTGGATTTGTGCAGTTTGCCGTTAATCTCAAACCCAAAGAAGATTGGAAACGGAAGATTACTTATGAAGAATTAATTGAAGAAATAGATAAAAAACTGAGAAATTATCAGGGAATCACATTCAACTATTCCCAACCGATTTCAGACAACGTTGCCGAAGCAGTCGCTGGTTTTAAAGCTGAAAATGGAATAAAAATTTATGGTGACAATCTTGAAACATTAGACAGATTAGCGGAAGAAGTTTTAAAACAAATTAAAGATATTCAGGGAGTTAAAGATGCGGGGATTATCAAAAATATTGGTCAGCCAGAGGTAAGCGTGGTGTTGGACAGAGATAAAATGGCGGCGTACGGTGTAATGCCCGATGATGCGCAATCTGTTCTGGAAATGGCTTTTGGAGGGAAAACAGCTTCAGAAATGTTCGACGGCGAAAGGAAATTTCCTATCCGTCTCCGATATTCACAAGAGTACAGAAAAGACGAAAATGATATTGCGGCATTGATGGTTCCTACGCAGGACGGCTCAAAAATTCCGTTGAAGGAGATCAGCAACATTGTTAAAGATAATGGAGCGGCTTTCATTTACCGGGATGATATTAAAAGGTATATCGGGATAAAATTCTCGATTCGTGACCGTGACTTGGGAAGTACGATTGCGGATGCACAAAAAGCCGTCTCAAAAATTGAGCTTCCGGATGGATATTCAGTCGGATGGACAGGCCAGTTTGAAAACCAGCAAAGAGCTTCCAAAAGATTGGCGCAGGTCGTTCCGATCAGTATTTTAGGAATTTTCTTCCTTTTGTTTATCCTTTTCGGAAACATGAAAGATTCTCTTCTGGTGTTGGCCAATGTTCCGTTTGCATTGATCGGGGGGATCATTGCGCTTCATGTTACAGGAATCAATTTCGGGATCTCGGCCGGAGTAGGGATGATTGCCCTCCTCGGAATCTGTATCCAGAATGGGGTCATTCTCATCACAGAATTTCATCAGAATGTCAAAAACGGGCTCAGTTTAGACGATGCCATTTTACAGGGTGTTAAATCAAGAACACGTCCGGTAATTATGACGGCATTGATGGCCTCCATCGGGTTAATGCCCGCCGCATTATCTACGGGAATCGGATCAGAATCTCAAAAACCGCTGGCCATTGTAATTATCGGAGGACTGATCACTGCAACGGTTTTAACATTGCTCATTTTCCCGATCATTTTCTGGATCTTCAACAGGACCAAAAAATCGCTCCAAATTTAA
- a CDS encoding efflux RND transporter periplasmic adaptor subunit: MKKYIVLVMVALSVLSCSKKEEKTKPQAKKGFELSNTMLQSISLAKVEKKYIEDNYNFYGKISADKNSYIDVYPLVGGNVLSVNVELGDHVTKGQVLATIRSTELAEVQKDVSDAKTDLVVAQNNLRVAKEMYEGKLNTEREVLEAKSQLQKAQDQMQRANAVSTVYNVKKGNIYSVVAPISGYIVQKNINKDMQLRSDRSDNIFDVANTSNVWAIMNVNESDIDKISLGMKAQVSTLSYPDKFFDGKIDKIFKIIDPETNAMQARVVLDNQNGLLIPDSKATIKVTSSENAMALTVPSKAVIFDDNRSFVVVYKSRTDVKVKEIKVLKQVGDITYVSEGLSEGEEVITNNQLLIYRSLNS, from the coding sequence ATGAAAAAATATATAGTCTTAGTAATGGTGGCTTTGTCCGTTTTATCCTGTTCAAAAAAAGAGGAAAAGACAAAACCACAGGCAAAAAAAGGTTTCGAACTGAGTAATACAATGCTTCAGTCTATTTCTTTGGCGAAAGTTGAGAAAAAATATATAGAAGACAATTATAATTTTTACGGGAAAATCTCGGCAGATAAAAACAGCTATATCGATGTTTATCCGTTGGTTGGGGGAAATGTGTTAAGCGTCAACGTGGAATTAGGAGATCATGTGACGAAAGGACAGGTATTGGCGACCATCAGAAGTACGGAGTTGGCGGAAGTTCAGAAAGATGTAAGCGATGCAAAAACGGATTTGGTTGTTGCACAAAACAACCTTCGTGTCGCTAAGGAGATGTATGAAGGAAAACTGAACACCGAAAGAGAGGTATTGGAAGCCAAAAGTCAACTTCAAAAAGCGCAGGACCAAATGCAGAGAGCCAATGCGGTGAGTACGGTTTACAATGTAAAGAAAGGGAACATTTACAGCGTAGTAGCTCCAATCAGCGGGTACATCGTTCAAAAAAACATCAATAAGGATATGCAGCTGAGAAGCGACCGGAGCGATAATATTTTTGATGTTGCCAATACGAGTAACGTTTGGGCCATCATGAATGTCAACGAATCGGATATTGATAAAATCAGCCTTGGAATGAAAGCCCAGGTGTCCACATTATCTTATCCCGACAAGTTTTTTGATGGTAAAATTGATAAAATTTTTAAAATCATCGATCCCGAAACCAACGCCATGCAGGCAAGGGTAGTTTTGGATAACCAGAACGGATTACTGATTCCGGACAGTAAAGCTACCATCAAAGTAACAAGCTCTGAGAATGCAATGGCCTTAACAGTTCCTTCCAAAGCCGTCATTTTTGATGATAACAGAAGTTTTGTAGTGGTTTATAAATCCAGAACGGATGTTAAGGTAAAAGAAATTAAAGTGTTGAAACAAGTCGGAGATATCACTTACGTTTCCGAAGGTTTGTCTGAAGGAGAAGAGGTGATCACGAATAATCAGTTATTGATCTACCGCTCTTTGAATAGTTAA
- a CDS encoding TolC family protein — protein sequence MNKIAGLFIVISSFMTAQQQMTLLDCEEAFQKNNLQLLAEQYNINMADADILQAKIWELPQLSGQINAYNPEDRKFFDIGHAKGAQITQLIYMGGKKKNEIAFAKSSKELAQLQFSQLLVDLKAQLHTTYYNLYYEKLKLENTEKQLGYMNDLLAAYKVQAAKGNVSLKDEVRLQSIVIQLNNDKLGINKNIIEFEQNLKILTGITDDIEPQLSDADAKNILAAQPFGDETELQRKALENNADYQYNLKLIDNSKLYAQWQKSLNVPDLNVGAGWDQNGGTFKNEVNLMVGIPLPLWKSNRGNVDKANFAIQQNQKNADFQKLNLETKVQAAYKTWKNQYDQLTGITLTDLNNMDLVYNGMLKNFRNGNVSLIEFTDFMESYRQTALQIYDMKNEIMQSAEQLNQLVQTKIFY from the coding sequence ATGAACAAAATTGCAGGGCTGTTTATTGTCATTTCCTCATTCATGACAGCACAGCAGCAAATGACGCTTTTGGATTGCGAAGAAGCTTTCCAGAAGAATAATTTACAACTGCTTGCCGAACAGTACAACATCAACATGGCTGATGCAGATATTTTGCAGGCTAAAATCTGGGAACTTCCGCAACTGAGCGGGCAAATCAACGCGTACAATCCTGAAGACCGAAAATTTTTTGATATCGGCCATGCAAAAGGTGCGCAAATCACCCAATTGATCTACATGGGAGGCAAAAAGAAAAACGAAATTGCCTTTGCAAAATCCAGTAAAGAACTGGCTCAGCTTCAGTTTTCTCAACTTTTGGTGGATTTGAAAGCTCAGCTCCATACTACCTACTACAATCTTTATTACGAAAAATTAAAACTCGAAAATACCGAAAAACAATTGGGCTACATGAACGATCTTTTGGCGGCTTATAAAGTACAGGCTGCGAAAGGAAATGTTTCCCTGAAAGATGAAGTGAGACTTCAAAGTATCGTGATCCAATTGAATAACGACAAGCTCGGAATTAATAAAAATATTATTGAATTTGAACAAAATTTAAAAATTCTTACAGGAATTACAGACGACATCGAGCCGCAGCTTTCAGACGCTGATGCGAAAAATATTCTTGCTGCTCAGCCTTTTGGTGACGAAACGGAATTGCAGAGAAAAGCATTGGAAAATAATGCAGACTATCAATATAATTTAAAATTAATTGACAACAGCAAGCTGTACGCACAATGGCAAAAATCATTAAATGTTCCTGATCTGAATGTCGGAGCAGGGTGGGACCAAAACGGGGGAACTTTTAAAAATGAAGTGAATCTGATGGTCGGAATTCCGCTGCCATTATGGAAATCGAATAGGGGAAATGTGGATAAAGCTAATTTCGCGATTCAGCAAAACCAGAAAAATGCAGATTTCCAGAAATTAAATCTTGAAACTAAAGTTCAGGCCGCTTACAAAACCTGGAAAAACCAGTACGACCAGTTAACGGGAATCACATTAACAGATCTTAATAATATGGATCTGGTCTACAACGGAATGCTGAAAAATTTCAGAAACGGAAACGTAAGTCTCATCGAATTTACAGATTTCATGGAAAGCTACCGGCAGACCGCTCTTCAGATTTATGACATGAAAAACGAAATCATGCAGTCGGCGGAACAATTGAATCAACTAGTACAAACGAAAATCTTCTATTAA